The sequence below is a genomic window from Puntigrus tetrazona isolate hp1 unplaced genomic scaffold, ASM1883169v1 S000000380, whole genome shotgun sequence.
GCGAGATCCCAAGCCCTTTACCGGCGCCGGAGTCCGGCTGCTCGCGCAGGGTCCTGTCGCTTACGAAAGACGGCGGAGTTGAGCAGCACAGATTGGGCTGCGAGGACGAGAAGACCCGGTCCAGGAcctgtttcttctttcttttaaacatccACAGCCCGCTTTCTTTTTTAGCATCCCCGCTGCGTCGCTCGGACCCCAGTTTGGGGCTCAAAAACGGTTTGGTCTTCTCTTGGAAATTCCTCCACATCCTTCTCTGGTAGGACGTCGATTGCGGGTCTTTGGCGCTCTCTTCCTTGTATTTCTCCTCCATGGTCCCcgtccagcagcagcagcggcagcAGGCTGTCAGCGCGCGGAGCGCCAGTGACACTGAAGCGCGCGGGCGAGAGCACAGGAGCGCGTGCTCTCGATCGCAAATGACACTTGGGCACTTACAACACATTCACTTTATCTGGTGATGCTGCTGCTAGTGACATTGCGTTGAGGGTCTTTCGCGGC
It includes:
- the zgc:194908 gene encoding multiple C2 and transmembrane domain-containing protein 1, producing the protein MCCKCPSVICDREHALLCSRPRASVSLALRALTACCRCCCWTGTMEEKYKEESAKDPQSTSYQRRMWRNFQEKTKPFLSPKLGSERRSGDAKKESGLWMFKRKKKQVLDRVFSSSQPNLCCSTPPSFVSDRTLREQPDSGAGKGLGISPLAAADGASVSKPEISVSAHGSPKLLVSHLVMSQQKSSSLGSTCFEKLVVDSAASSEDELAKNASDL